A genomic region of Magnolia sinica isolate HGM2019 chromosome 6, MsV1, whole genome shotgun sequence contains the following coding sequences:
- the LOC131249302 gene encoding transcription repressor OFP12, translating into MPNNTLRENLHLCISKLKRSSKSKSPSSITTPQPSPEPTKPTPQKPHNNSKNSQTVLFKNFNSLYNSSTSDYSSETLLNSTSSSSSTSSSFSDEEDPAIHVSNGRFFFSSPGRSKSIVHDEATSVFGGGGIAVPTYSPDPYMDFKRSMEEMIRAQGLDDARAHWDHLHDLLLCYLALNRQNTHKFIVGAFADLLVALLVRDGDGSPARDLTHSPAGERKCSDGDQECL; encoded by the coding sequence atgcccaACAATACCCTTCGAGAGAATCTCCATCTCTGCATCTCAAAACTCAAACGCAGCAGCAAAAGCAAAAGCCCTTCTTCCATCACCACTCCCCAACCTTCTCCCGAGCCAACAAAACCTACTCCCCAAAAACCCCACAAcaattccaaaaattcccaaacaGTCCTCTTCAAGAACTTCAACTCCCTTTACAACTCAAGCACATCCGATTATTCCTCAGAAACCCTTCTCAATTcaacttcctcttcttcctccacaTCTTCTTCCTTCTCCGATGAAGAAGATCCGGCCATCCACGTGTCCAATGGTCGATTCTTCTTCTCCTCGCCAGGCAGATCCAAATCCATCGTCCACGATGAGGCCACGTCAGTCTTCGGCGGTGGGGGGATCGCCGTCCCCACTTACTCCCCCGACCCTTACATGGACTTCAAGAGATCGATGGAGGAGATGATCCGGGCCCAGGGATTGGACGATGCTCGGGCCCACTGGGACCATCTCCACGACCTCCTCCTTTGCTATCTTGCGCTTAACCGTCAGAACACCCACAAATTCATCGTCGGCGCTTTCGCCGATCTCCTCGTCGCCCTCCTCGTCCGCGATGGGGATGGATCGCCGGCCCGGGATCTGACGCATTCCCCCGCCGGCGAGAGGAAATGTAGCGATGGTGATCAGGAATGCTTGTAA